Genomic segment of Microbacterium sp. M28:
GCCCCGAACCCGGCACCGAGATGATCTTCCAGTGGCGCAAGTGGGACGGTTCGCCGCACTGGCGGCACGAGTGCGTCTACCTCGGAGCGGATGCCTGGGGCGACTGGATCGGCCAGCCCATCGGGTTCCACAGCTCGCGCCCTGGCGCGGCTTTCGACGCGGACGTGCCGAACGTCACCCTGATCCCGGCGGTCGACCATGTGGGTCAGCGCAACAAGGTCACGCTGCAGGCCGGTTCCGCGGACTACGCGCTCACGGTGAACCGCGACCACCCGCGCGATCTGCGCATCTACATCGACATCGCCTGGGATGTCCGCTGGTACGGCCCGCTGCTCGCCTCCGCGATCGACATGGACCTCGACGTGATCCGGCGCACCGACGAGCAGGGCACGTATGTCGACGACCGCGACGAGTGGGCCGAGCACAGCGCGCGGTTCGGATATCCCGCGGACGTCATGGCGCATCTGGAGGCGCTGACCTTCGATCTCGAGGATCGCGTGCGCCGGCAGGAGGCGCCGTTCGACGACGCGACGGCGGACGCCTGGCTCGACCGCCTCGTCGCCCTCGGTCTCGACCGCTGAGCCGTTCGGAACGGCGCCCCGCCATAGACTGGAACCGTGACTGAGCCCAACCGCGCCGACCTCGGCAAGGACCCGTCCCGCGTCAGCGGCATGTTCGATCAGGTCGCGGCCGGGTACGACCGCACGAACGTCGTCATGACGTTCGGCAATGATGCACTGTGGCGCGCTGCGTCCACGCGTGCGGTCGGGCCGAAGCCGGGCGAGCGCATCCTCGACCTCGGTGCGGGGACGGCGTCCTCGTCGGCATCTCTCGCCCGCAGCGGAGCCGACGTCGTCGCGGCCGACTTCTCGCCCGGGATGCTCGCCGAGGGGCGTCGGCGCCACGGGCACCTGCCGAATCTGTCGTTCGTCGAGGCCGACGCCACGGACCTGCCGTTCGAGGATGCCGAGTTCGACGCCGTCACGATGTCCTACAGTCTGCGCAACGTGCAGGATCCGAAGAAGGCGCTGCGCGAGCTCCACCGGGTGACCAAACCCGGTGGGCGACTGCTCATCAACGAATTCTCGACGCCGCCGAACCCGCTGTTCCGCGTGCTGTACCGCTTCTACAACGCGCAGATCCTTCCTCGTGTCGCCCGCCTGGCGGGGACGAACAGCGAGGCGTACGACTACCTGAACGAGTCGATCCGCGACTGGCCCGACCAGAAGGCGCTCGCCGCGTGGATCCGCGAGGCGGGCTGGATCGACGTCGCCCACCGCGATCTCAGCCTCGGCATCGTCGCGCTGCACCGCGCGACCAAGCCCGCCGCCCCTGCAGCGAAGAGCCGCCGACGGCGCGCGACCACGGCCGCACCGGCCGCCGGATCCACCTCCGGATCCACCTCCGAATCCGCGTCCTCCTGACCGAGCGACCCAGACGGTACGGGTAGGCTGACTCACGTGACTTCGAGCCCCATCGCTCCGGGTTCGCGCCTGGCGAGCCGACTCGGCTTCAGCGACCGCGTCTTCATCGGCCCTGCGGCCCGGCGCGTCGCGCGGGAGATCGAAGACGGCCTCGAACTGGTCGAAGAGGGCCTCGCCGTCGACCTCCGCGTCGCGGACTCCGTGGCGGATGCCGCGAGCCGCTACCTCCTCGAAGCGGGCGGCAAGCGCGTTCGTCCGGTGCTGACGCTGTTGACCGCGCAGCTCGGCGACGGCAACACCACGGCCGTCATCGACATCGCCAAAGCGCTGGAGATGACGCACCTCGGCTCGCTCTATCACGACGACGTCATGGACGGCGCCGACCGCCGCCGCGGCGTCCCCGCCGCGCATGCGGTGTGGGGCAACAGCGTCGCGATCCTCACCGGCGACATCCTCTTCTCCCGGGCCAGCCAGCTCATGTCGCGCTATGGCGATCGTGCCATCCGTCTGCAGGCCGACACGTTCGAGCGCCTGGTCCTCGGACAGCTGCACGAGACCGTCGGCGCGCAGCCGGGCGACGACCCGATCGAGTTCTACATCCAGGTGCTCGCTGACAAGACCGGTTCGCTGATCGCGGCCGCGACCCAGGCCGGTGCGCTGTTCTCGAACGCGCCGGAGGAGTACCACGAGCCGTTGCGGGTGTACGGCGAGAAGGTCGGCGTCGCCTTCCAGCTCATCGACGACGTGATCGATCTGTCGGCCAAGCCGGAGGACACCGGCAAGGTACCGGGTACCGACCTCCGCGCCGGAGTCCCGACGATGCCCTACCTCCTCCTGAAGGCACGCGAGGACGCCGAGGCGCAGGCTCTCGCGGCCCGCATCGACGACGGCGTCGCCCGCATCGCGGAAGGCGTCGACCCCGGCATCCTCGATGAGCCCCTGGCCGAACTGCGCGACCACCCCGTGACGCAGCAGACTCTCGAACTCGCCCGTGCGTGGACGAGCGACGCGGTCGCCGTGCTCGCTCCGCTCCCGAAGGGCACCGTGCGCGAGGCGCTGACGCGTTTCGCCGAAACCCTCGCCGACCGCAGCAGCTGACGCTCGCCGGTCGCAGCAGCATCCGAAAGGGAATCATGACCAAGCTCAGGCTGGCCATCGTCGGGGCAGGCCCCGCAGGCATCTACGCCGCGGACATCCTGCTGAAGACCGAGCGGTCCTTCGACGTGTCGATCGATCTGTTCGAACAGCTCCCCGCGCCGTACGGTCTCGTCCGCTACGGCGTCGCACCGGATCACCCACGCATCAAGGGTGTCATCGGTGCCCTGCGCGACGTGCTCGATCGCGGCGATATCCGGGTCTTCGGCAACGTCCGCTTCGGCGAGGACATCACGCTCGCCGACCTCAAGAAGCACTACAACGCGGTGATCTTCGCCACTGGCGCGATCCGCGACACGAGCCTGGACATCCCCGGCGTCGACGCCACGGGCTCCTTCGGGGCCGCCGACTTCGTGAGCTGGTTCGACGGGCACCCCGACGTCCCGCGCGAGTGGACACTGGATGCCGAATCCGTCGCTGTCCTCGGCAACGGCAACGTCGCGCTCGACGTGGCGCGCATCCTCGCCAAGCACGCCGAGGACCTGCTGCCCACCGAGATCCCCGACAACGTGCACGCCGGTCTCGAGGCGTCCAAGGTCACAGACGTCCACGTCTTCGGCCGTCGCGGTCCCGCACAGGTCAAGTTCACGCCGCTCGAGCTGCGCGAACTGGGCGAGCTGCGCGACGTCGACATGGTCGTGTACGACGAGGACTTCGACTACGACGAGGCATCCAAGGCCGCGGTCGAGAGCAATAAGCAGGTCAAGGTCATCGATCGCGTCCTGCAGCAGTGGCGCACCCGGCCGGGGGCGAACAACGCCGGCGGCGAGGCATCCCGCCGGTTGCACCTGCACTTCTGGGCGCGTCCGGTGGAGATCAGGAAGGATGCCGATGGCCGCGTCTCCGCGATCGTCTACGAGCGCACCCAGCCGGACGGCTCCGGCGGTGTGCAGGGCACGGGTGAGATGCGCGAGATCGCGATCGGCCAGCTGTACCGCGCCATCGGCTACTTCGGCTCGCCCCTGAAGGACGTGCCGTTCGACAAGAAGCACGGCGTGATCCCCAACCACGAGGGCCAGGTGCTCGCGAAGGATTCGAACGAGCGCGTTCCCGGCGTCTACGCCACCGGATGGATCAAGCGCGGCCCCGTCGGCCTGATCGGTCACACGAAGTCCGACGCCATGGAGACCGTCCAGCACCTCGTGAACGACCAGGGGTCGTGGTGGCAGCCGGAGGACCCGTCCGAGGACGCCATCCCGGCTCTGCTCGCCTCGCGGAACGTCGCATGGACGGACCTCGACGGCTGGCACCGCCTCGACCAGCACGAGATCGCGCTGGGTGCCCCGCACGGCCGCGCCCGCATCAAGGTCGTCGATCGCGACGAGATGGTGCAGATCTCCCGCGACTGACCTGCTTCGGTCATGCATGCGGCGAGGACGCGTGGGCCCGCCGCCGCAGGCGTGACCGGGCTCCCGCGTCTATGCCGTCTCGTGGCTTAGTCTGGCGTCATGCTCCGACGTAAGTGGTGGGTTCCGATGCTCGCTGTTGTGCTCGTCGTTGCGGCCGGTTGCGCTCCGGCCGCGACTCCGTCTCCGTCGGATCGGACACCCGACGCCGTCGATACGTCGACCCCGACCCCGACCGCGGCGCCCGCAGGCGCGCCGCAAGCGGCGTTCGATCTGTCCTGCGACGACGTGGTGTTCGCGATGACGGAGCTCTTCGGCACCCCGTCGGCGCCCGTCGCCGAGCACCTGTGGCTGAAGGAGTCTCCGAGCTGGTATCCGGGGCCTGCGCAATACATGTTCGCCCGAGCCGGCGGCGCGGTGTGCGCGTACGACGACGGCGAGACATCATGGCAGATCACGGCGAGCACCGGCGCGCAGGACGTCCTTGATGACCTGGCCGCCAATGGGTACACCGACGGGGACCTGGCGCCCCGGTGCGATGACGGGCGCTGCGCGGTCCTCGTCCGCGACGGAGACATCCTCGTGGAGGCGACGGTTCTCGGCCCCGAGATCACCGAGGGCGATCTGGAGCCCGTTCGCGCGGCGCTCGTCGGACTCGCTGCGCAGGCTGCCGAAACGGTAGAGCCCGTCGAGGTCGCGCCCAGCCCGATCGCTGGCGCCGCGTGCGATCAGTTGCTCGCGCCGGAGACACTCGCATCGACGTGGGACGTCCCGGCGCAGCTCCACTCGGAGTTCGGCGGTTGGGGCATCCCGGCAGCTGTCTACTGGAAGCAGGGCGGCGCTCGAGCCTGCCTCTATCTCGAAACGCCCGGTGCGTACGACGGCGAGCACTACCTCACGCTGACGACGCTGCCGGCCGGTCGCTGGGCGGCTGAGTTGCCGACCGGACGCTCCGCAGTCGATATCGAGGGTGCCGATGCCGCGTACTCCGGTGAGGAGGAGTACTACGATGATCTGCCGTTCATCGACATCGTCGTCGGTGATGACTGGGTGCGCGTCTCCGCGCCGGGGCGATCCATGGACGATCTGATGGCGGTGGCTCCGCTCGTCGCGGCTAACATGACCGCATTGGGCACATGACTGCGTGGACGCCCGACATCCTCGGCGACGAGTTCGAGCAGCTGACTCTGCCGCTCGGGTCGGATGCCGAGGGCGACGTCGTGGCAACCCTGGTGCGCGCGCTGCCGACGCCGCCGCAACCGGAGCCCACCGGCTGGGACCGGCTCGTGCAGCGGCTGCGCGGCAGGCCCGTGCCCGTGCCGACCAGGGATCTGGCCGACGTCGACGTGCTGTACATCCACGGCTGGTCCGACTACTTCTTCCAGAAGCGCCTGGCACGGTTCTGGGCCGGCCGCGGAGCTCGGTTCTTCGCCCTGGATCTGCGCAAGTACGGTCGGAGCCTGCGCGAAGGCCAGACTCCCGGGTACATCGCGGATCTCACGGCCTACGACGAGGACATCGCGGCCGCGCTGGATGCGATCAGGGATGGCGCGGCATCCGGGCGTCGTCTCGTGCTGCTCGGGCATTCCACCGGCGGGTTGATCCTGAGCCTGTGGGCCACGCGCCACCCGGGAAGGGCCGCTGCGGTGATCCTCAACGCGCCGTGGCTGGAGTTCCAACTCGGTCCGGTCCGCCAGGCGATCGCGCCGATGGTCGGGTGGGGTGCCAGGGTACGACCGCTGGATGCCGTGCCGCAGGTGGACCTCGGCTTCTACACGCGTGCGCAGGCCGAGGCGGCGGACCCCGATGATCCGGTCGAGGTGAATCTCGCCTGGCGGCCCGAGTACTCGATGCCGGTGCACACCGGCTGGCTGCATGCGATCCTCGCCGGTCACGCGAAAGTGGCTGCCGGCCTCGCGATCGATGCCCCGGTGTGCGTGCTGCTGTCGGCCAGGACGGCGGTGCCGACCCGCTGGTCCGAGGAGCTGACCCACGCCGACAGCGTCCTCGTGGTCGATGACATCGCGAGGGCCGCGCTCAAGCTCGGACCGTCCGTGACGGTCGAACGCATCGACGGTGCTCTGCATGACGTGTTCCTGTCGCGCCACGACGCGCGCGAGGACGCCTACCGCCGGCTGGACCGCTGGGTCACGGGGTGGGCGGCGTCAGCCCGTGGATCGCGCGGCTGACCTGCTCAGCAGCATCCGGGTCGCCGGTGCGCAATGCCTCGCGGAGCTCGGCGTGAAGTCCCAGCGTGGCAGCGCGGTCGTCCGGAGCGAGGTGGTGCAGGTTGCGTGCCAGTGCCATGCTCGCCTCACGCAGCAGGCTGTGCTGCAACGCATTGCGCGCGAACTCCGAGAGCCGGCCGAACAGCGCCTTGCGCGCGAGTGAATAGGCGGTCGGGTCGTCGATCGTGGCGTCCAGCTCGTCGATGAGGGTCGACGCCACGTCGCGCTCGTGCTCGGTCATCCGCTCCGCGGCGAGACGCGCGACGAAGCCCGCCTGGAAGCCGGCGAACTCGCGGGAGTCGGCGACGATCTGATCGGTGAGGGGAGTCACCTCGGTGTACCTGCTCGGGTACATCCGGACCAGTCCGATGCGTTCGAGACGCTGCAGCGCCTCTCGGATCGGCATGCGCGAGACATGCATCTGCAGGGCGAGCTCCGCGTCCCTGATGCGTTCGCGCGGTGCGAGTTCCCCTGTGACGATGGCCGCGCCGAGCTGTTGGAACACCTCTTCCGCCAGCAGCCGCTTCGTGCGTCCGATCCGTCGTGCTTCCCCAATCATCGATCGTGCCCCCAGTACTTCGATCCGGTCCGCCACGATGCGTCCCGGAGGGCCACTACATCACGAACGGCTCTCCGATGCCAAACTCCGGTGTGCTGTGGCCGGCGGACGTCAGACGCGCCGGCCGGCCACAGGAGGTGCCAGGTCCGACGCGCGTCGAAGGCCTCTCTCGTTCCCCACCGGAGAGTCTTCCCACCCCGAGTGAGAAGAGGCACCGCCCACCAGCTTGGCCGATCGAGACCCGTATATCAGTATGTGATCGAGCAGCGGGCGCGACGGGGGACGCCACCCATCGGACGGCTGCGGGGAGGGGGTATCAGCGGTAGTTGATGAACTGCAGGTCGACGTCGAGGTCGGAGCCCTTGAGCAATGCGATCACGGACTGCAGATCGTCACGGCTCTTGGACTGCACGCGCAGCTCGTCGCCCTGGATCTGGCTCTTCACGCCCTTGGGGCCCTCATCGCGGATGATCTTGCTGATCTTCTTCGCGTTCTCGGAGGAGATTCCGTCCTTCAGAGAGGAGACGATGCGGTACTCCTTGCCGCTCGCGAACGGCTCGCCGGCGTCGAGGCTCTTCAGCGAGATGCCCCGCTTGATGAGCTTGGACTGGAACACGTCCAGGACGGCCTTCGCGCGCTCCTCGGAGTTGGCCTTGATGAGGATCTGCTCGCCGCTCCACGCGATCGAGGCGTCGGTGCCCTTGAAGTCGTAGCGCTGCTCGACCTCCTTGCGGGCCTGGTTGAGGGCGTTCTCGGCCTCCTGGTGGTCGACCTTGGAGACGATGTCAAAGGAGCTGTCAGCCATACAGGCAGTGTAGCGATCCTGATGATCCGGGGAACTCTTGGAAACGCTTCCACAGGACGCAGCCCCCGGAATGGTCGGTCACAGGTTGGTATCACCCTGCAGAGTCGTTGCAAAACAGGGTGATCTCGTTGCATACTGTAAGCGCTTGCAGTCCTGCAGGCCATCAGCACGCAGAGAGGCACACACCAATGAAGGTGAACAAGAGGGGCATCGTCGCCGCAGGCGTCATCGCTATGGTTTCCACGCTGACGCTGGCCGGTTGCGCGAGCGGCGGCACACCGGAAGAGGGCGCCGGCGAAGAGAGCACCGGAACTCTGACGGTCTGGGTGGATGCCGAGCGCGTCGACGCGCTGGCCGGAGCCGCCGAGGCGTACGAGGAGAAGACCGGCGTCAAGGTCGAGATCGTCTCCAAGGACGTCGACACCATCAAGGACGACTTCATCCAGCAGGTCCCGACCGGCAAGGGTCCCGACATCACCATGGGCGCGCACGACTGGCTCGGCGAGCTCTCCACCAATGGTGTGGTCGCGCCCCTCGAGCTCGGCGATTCCACGGAGGACTACCTCCCCGTCGCACTCCAGGCCTCCACCTACGAGGGCACCGCGTACATGCTCCCGTACGCGGTCGAGAACATCGCGATCCTGCGCAACACGGCGCTCGTCCCCGAGCCGGCCACCAGCTGGGACGACATGATCGCCAAGGGCGCCTTCGTCGTCGAGCAGGGTGCCGAGGGCAACCCCTACCACCTGTACCCGTTCCAGACCGCGTTCGGCGCTCCGGTGTTCGGCACCGACGACACCGGCAGCTACGACCCGGCCGACCTGCAGCTCGGCAGCGAGGGCGGCTTCGCGTTCGCCTCGTGGCTCGGCGCGCAGGGTGCGGCAGGCAACTTCAACACGGACATCGACGGCGAGATCGCCAAGCAGCAGTTCCTCGACGGCACGGCCGCGTTCTGGCTGACCGGTCCGTGGAACGTCGGCGCGGCCGTCGACGGTGGCATCGATGTCGCGATCGACCCGATCCCCAGCCCGACCGCCGAGGTGGCGTCGCCGTTCGCCGGTGTGAAGGGCTTCTTCGTCAGTTCCGAGTCGAAGAACAAGGTCGCCGCGAACGACTTCCTGGTCAACTACATCGGCACGGAGGACGTCCAGCTCGAGCTGTTCGAGACCGGCAACATCCTGCCGGCTCTGACGGCGGCAGCGGATGCCGCGGCATCCGACCCGATCATCGCCGGCTTCCAGGCCGTCGGCGAAGAGGCCGTCCCGATGCCCGCCATCCCCGCCATGGGCTCGGTGTGGGAGTACTGGGGTGTCGCCGAGGCCGCGATCATCAACGGCGAGGACCCGACCGCGACGTGGCAGAAGCTCGTCGACGACGTCACCGCCGCCATCAAGTAACGAAGTGCAACCCCGTCGGGGCGGACCAGGCGTCCGCCCCGACGGCTTCACCACGGGGAAGACATGACTGACACCGTCGAGACAGACGAGTCCACCGCGCCGCCCACCAAGCGTCAGCGTCAGGCCGCGCAGATCGCCGATGCCGCATCCGGCCACCTCGGCTGGATGCTGCTGAAGATCTTGCTGCTCGCGATCGTCGACGCCGTCGCGCTGTACGCGGTGTTCGTGCTCTTCACGCATCAGGAGTGGCTGGTGCTCGGCATCGTCGTGGCCGTCACGGTGCTGGTCAACTACATCTACTTCTCGCGCAAGCGCATCCCGGCGAAGTACCTCACCCCGGGGATCATCTTCCTCGTCGTGTTCCAGGTCTTCACGCTGCTGTACACCGGGTACATCGGCTTCACGAACTACGGCACCGGGCACAACGGCAGCAAGGATCAGGCGATCTCGTCCCTGCTGGCCTCGGCGCAGGAGCGCGTCGAGGACTCGCCGACCTACCCTGTCACGGTCGTCGAGCAGTTCGGCACGCTCGGCCTGCTGGTCACCGACCCCGAGTCGGGCGAGGCATCGGTCGGCACGGAGGAGCAGCCCCTGCAGGAGGTCGACGCGACCATGGAGGGCGCCAAGGCCGTCGGCGTCGACGGCTGGACCACGCTGACGTTCGCGGATGTACTCTCGCGCTCCGAGCAGATCGAGCAGCTCTCCGTGCCGTACAGCGAGGACCCCAACGACGGTGCGATCCGCACGCCGGACGGGCAGAGCGGCTACCTGTACATCTCCACGCTCGAGTACGACGATGCCGCCGACGCGATCGTCGACACGCAGTCCGGCGAGGTCTACTCCGACATCGGCACCGGTGCGTTCACGGCCCAGGACGGCACCGAGCTGCTGCCCGGTTGGCAGATCACCGTCGGCTTCGACAACTTCGTCCGCGCCGTCACCGACGAGAACATCCGCGGTCCGCTGATCTCCGTCACGATCTGGACGTTCGCGTTCGCGCTGATCTCGGTCGCGACGACCTTCTTCCTCGGTCTGCTGCTCGCGCTGGTGTTCAACAACACCAGGATGCGGTTCCGCAACGGCTACCGGATCATTCTGATCCTCCCGTACGCGTTCCCGGCCTTCCTGTCGGCGCTGGTCTGGGCCGGAATGATGAACGAGAGCTTCGGGTTCATCAACCAGGTCCTGCTCGGCGGCGCGGAGATCCCGTGGCTGACGGATCCGACTCTGGCGAAGGTGTCGGTGCTGCTGGTCAACCTCTGGCTCGGCTTCCCCTACATGTTCCTGGTGTGCATGGGCGCGCTGCAGGGCATCCCGGAGGACGTGAACGAGGCGGCCGTGATGGACGGCGCCAACCCGTGGCAGATCTTCCGGCGCATCAAGCTGCCGTTGCTGCTCGTAACGGTCGCACCGCTGCTGATCTCGTCGTTCGCGTTCAACTTCAACAACTTCAACCTCATCTACATGCTCACGAACGGCGGGCCGCGCTTCAGCGACGTGTCGATCCCCGTCGGGCACACCGACATCCTGATCTCGATGGTCTACAAGGTCGCCTTCACCGGACAGACGCGCGACTACGGTCTCGCGTCGGCCTTCACC
This window contains:
- a CDS encoding YgaC family protein, whose protein sequence is MSERPEPGTEMIFQWRKWDGSPHWRHECVYLGADAWGDWIGQPIGFHSSRPGAAFDADVPNVTLIPAVDHVGQRNKVTLQAGSADYALTVNRDHPRDLRIYIDIAWDVRWYGPLLASAIDMDLDVIRRTDEQGTYVDDRDEWAEHSARFGYPADVMAHLEALTFDLEDRVRRQEAPFDDATADAWLDRLVALGLDR
- a CDS encoding class I SAM-dependent methyltransferase, with product MTEPNRADLGKDPSRVSGMFDQVAAGYDRTNVVMTFGNDALWRAASTRAVGPKPGERILDLGAGTASSSASLARSGADVVAADFSPGMLAEGRRRHGHLPNLSFVEADATDLPFEDAEFDAVTMSYSLRNVQDPKKALRELHRVTKPGGRLLINEFSTPPNPLFRVLYRFYNAQILPRVARLAGTNSEAYDYLNESIRDWPDQKALAAWIREAGWIDVAHRDLSLGIVALHRATKPAAPAAKSRRRRATTAAPAAGSTSGSTSESASS
- a CDS encoding polyprenyl synthetase family protein, with protein sequence MTSSPIAPGSRLASRLGFSDRVFIGPAARRVAREIEDGLELVEEGLAVDLRVADSVADAASRYLLEAGGKRVRPVLTLLTAQLGDGNTTAVIDIAKALEMTHLGSLYHDDVMDGADRRRGVPAAHAVWGNSVAILTGDILFSRASQLMSRYGDRAIRLQADTFERLVLGQLHETVGAQPGDDPIEFYIQVLADKTGSLIAAATQAGALFSNAPEEYHEPLRVYGEKVGVAFQLIDDVIDLSAKPEDTGKVPGTDLRAGVPTMPYLLLKAREDAEAQALAARIDDGVARIAEGVDPGILDEPLAELRDHPVTQQTLELARAWTSDAVAVLAPLPKGTVREALTRFAETLADRSS
- a CDS encoding FAD-dependent oxidoreductase; its protein translation is MTKLRLAIVGAGPAGIYAADILLKTERSFDVSIDLFEQLPAPYGLVRYGVAPDHPRIKGVIGALRDVLDRGDIRVFGNVRFGEDITLADLKKHYNAVIFATGAIRDTSLDIPGVDATGSFGAADFVSWFDGHPDVPREWTLDAESVAVLGNGNVALDVARILAKHAEDLLPTEIPDNVHAGLEASKVTDVHVFGRRGPAQVKFTPLELRELGELRDVDMVVYDEDFDYDEASKAAVESNKQVKVIDRVLQQWRTRPGANNAGGEASRRLHLHFWARPVEIRKDADGRVSAIVYERTQPDGSGGVQGTGEMREIAIGQLYRAIGYFGSPLKDVPFDKKHGVIPNHEGQVLAKDSNERVPGVYATGWIKRGPVGLIGHTKSDAMETVQHLVNDQGSWWQPEDPSEDAIPALLASRNVAWTDLDGWHRLDQHEIALGAPHGRARIKVVDRDEMVQISRD
- a CDS encoding alpha/beta hydrolase: MTAWTPDILGDEFEQLTLPLGSDAEGDVVATLVRALPTPPQPEPTGWDRLVQRLRGRPVPVPTRDLADVDVLYIHGWSDYFFQKRLARFWAGRGARFFALDLRKYGRSLREGQTPGYIADLTAYDEDIAAALDAIRDGAASGRRLVLLGHSTGGLILSLWATRHPGRAAAVILNAPWLEFQLGPVRQAIAPMVGWGARVRPLDAVPQVDLGFYTRAQAEAADPDDPVEVNLAWRPEYSMPVHTGWLHAILAGHAKVAAGLAIDAPVCVLLSARTAVPTRWSEELTHADSVLVVDDIARAALKLGPSVTVERIDGALHDVFLSRHDAREDAYRRLDRWVTGWAASARGSRG
- a CDS encoding GntR family transcriptional regulator translates to MIGEARRIGRTKRLLAEEVFQQLGAAIVTGELAPRERIRDAELALQMHVSRMPIREALQRLERIGLVRMYPSRYTEVTPLTDQIVADSREFAGFQAGFVARLAAERMTEHERDVASTLIDELDATIDDPTAYSLARKALFGRLSEFARNALQHSLLREASMALARNLHHLAPDDRAATLGLHAELREALRTGDPDAAEQVSRAIHGLTPPTP
- a CDS encoding YajQ family cyclic di-GMP-binding protein, with the protein product MADSSFDIVSKVDHQEAENALNQARKEVEQRYDFKGTDASIAWSGEQILIKANSEERAKAVLDVFQSKLIKRGISLKSLDAGEPFASGKEYRIVSSLKDGISSENAKKISKIIRDEGPKGVKSQIQGDELRVQSKSRDDLQSVIALLKGSDLDVDLQFINYR
- a CDS encoding maltose ABC transporter substrate-binding protein, with amino-acid sequence MKVNKRGIVAAGVIAMVSTLTLAGCASGGTPEEGAGEESTGTLTVWVDAERVDALAGAAEAYEEKTGVKVEIVSKDVDTIKDDFIQQVPTGKGPDITMGAHDWLGELSTNGVVAPLELGDSTEDYLPVALQASTYEGTAYMLPYAVENIAILRNTALVPEPATSWDDMIAKGAFVVEQGAEGNPYHLYPFQTAFGAPVFGTDDTGSYDPADLQLGSEGGFAFASWLGAQGAAGNFNTDIDGEIAKQQFLDGTAAFWLTGPWNVGAAVDGGIDVAIDPIPSPTAEVASPFAGVKGFFVSSESKNKVAANDFLVNYIGTEDVQLELFETGNILPALTAAADAAASDPIIAGFQAVGEEAVPMPAIPAMGSVWEYWGVAEAAIINGEDPTATWQKLVDDVTAAIK
- a CDS encoding ABC transporter permease subunit; the protein is MTDTVETDESTAPPTKRQRQAAQIADAASGHLGWMLLKILLLAIVDAVALYAVFVLFTHQEWLVLGIVVAVTVLVNYIYFSRKRIPAKYLTPGIIFLVVFQVFTLLYTGYIGFTNYGTGHNGSKDQAISSLLASAQERVEDSPTYPVTVVEQFGTLGLLVTDPESGEASVGTEEQPLQEVDATMEGAKAVGVDGWTTLTFADVLSRSEQIEQLSVPYSEDPNDGAIRTPDGQSGYLYISTLEYDDAADAIVDTQSGEVYSDIGTGAFTAQDGTELLPGWQITVGFDNFVRAVTDENIRGPLISVTIWTFAFALISVATTFFLGLLLALVFNNTRMRFRNGYRIILILPYAFPAFLSALVWAGMMNESFGFINQVLLGGAEIPWLTDPTLAKVSVLLVNLWLGFPYMFLVCMGALQGIPEDVNEAAVMDGANPWQIFRRIKLPLLLVTVAPLLISSFAFNFNNFNLIYMLTNGGPRFSDVSIPVGHTDILISMVYKVAFTGQTRDYGLASAFTILIFIVVATISIVSFRKTKALEELN